Genomic segment of Desulfurispora thermophila DSM 16022:
GATCCTGGCGGCCGGTGATACCTTCCGGGCGGCAGCAATCGAACAACTGGAAATCTGGGGGCACAGGGCCGGCGTGGATGTGATCAAGCACCAGGAGGGGGCCGACCCGGCGGCTGTGGCTTACGATGCCCTGCAGGCGGCACGGGCTCGCAAGGCCGATGTGTTGATTGTGGATACGGCCGGCCGGTTGCATACCAAGAGCAATCTCATGGACGAGCTGAAAAAGGTTGGCCGGGTGCTGAGCCGGGAACTGCCGGGAGCACCGCACGAGGTGCTGCTGGTGCTGGATGCCACCACCGGGCAAAATGCCATCAATCAGGCGAAGATATTTGGTGCAGCAGCCGGTGTGACCGGCATTGTGCTCACCAAACTGGACGGTACGGCCAAAGGCGGGGTGGTGATTGGCATCAGGCAGGTGCTGGATATACCGGTGAAGTTTATTGGCATTGGCGAGGGCATTGATGACTTAAGGCCCTTTGATGCCGGTGAATATGTGCGGGCATTATTTGAATAAATCTGCTGCGGAAAGGTGGCGAACAACTTGCATTCCTTGCCCTGTGCACTGACCATTGCCGGGTCGGATTCCGGTGGGGCGGCGGGTATTCAGGCTGACTTGAAAACTTTTGCTGCATTCCGGGTGTACGGCACCAGTGCCATAACGGCAGTTACAGTGCAAAACACCACCGGTGTTTATGATGTACACGTTTTGCCGGCCGGACAGGTCGGTGCTCAGATCGACGTTGTATTGGAAGATATTGATGTTAAAGCCATCAAAACCGGTATGCTGGCCAATGAAGAAATTGCGGAAACTGTAGCTTACAAAATGTGCGCGTACCGGGTGGAAAACCTGGTGGTGGACCCGGTTATGGTTTCCAGCAGCGGGCACGCGTTGCTTTCGCCGCAGGCGATTGCTGTTTATAAAGAAAAGCTTTTGCCTCTGGCGCTGCTGGTGACGCCCAACTTGCCGGAAGCCGAGGTTCTTTCCGGCATCAAGATTATTGACGAGCAGTCTTTAATGCAGGCCGCCCAGGCTATATTGGCCCTGGGCCCACGCTGGGTGCTGCTCAAGGGTGGGCACCGGTGTTTTGCCGGTGAGGAAAAGTTGATGATTGATATGCTCATCAGCCGCCAGGAAGTCTACCGTGTGGAAAATCCGCGCTGGGAAACCAACAATACGCACGGCACGGGTTGTACTCTCTCCGCCGCTATTACGGCCGGGCTGGCCAGAGGATGGG
This window contains:
- the ftsY gene encoding signal recognition particle-docking protein FtsY, whose amino-acid sequence is MGLFDKLKESLSKTRKNFVEKIETLVTGRGKIDEEVYEELEEILIQADVGAQTAEDLMDRLRRTVKERRVSDAEQIKPLLQEIVGQILGQGEAEVKGGGPPTVIMVVGVNGVGKTTTIGKLAYLFKKRGQKVILAAGDTFRAAAIEQLEIWGHRAGVDVIKHQEGADPAAVAYDALQAARARKADVLIVDTAGRLHTKSNLMDELKKVGRVLSRELPGAPHEVLLVLDATTGQNAINQAKIFGAAAGVTGIVLTKLDGTAKGGVVIGIRQVLDIPVKFIGIGEGIDDLRPFDAGEYVRALFE
- the thiD gene encoding bifunctional hydroxymethylpyrimidine kinase/phosphomethylpyrimidine kinase, producing MHSLPCALTIAGSDSGGAAGIQADLKTFAAFRVYGTSAITAVTVQNTTGVYDVHVLPAGQVGAQIDVVLEDIDVKAIKTGMLANEEIAETVAYKMCAYRVENLVVDPVMVSSSGHALLSPQAIAVYKEKLLPLALLVTPNLPEAEVLSGIKIIDEQSLMQAAQAILALGPRWVLLKGGHRCFAGEEKLMIDMLISRQEVYRVENPRWETNNTHGTGCTLSAAITAGLARGWDLIRAVQNACQYVNAAIAAAPAIGRGHGPLNHYVSGPWL